CTGAGCTGGCACTACCGCAGTCGCCACGAGAGTCTGATCGCTTTCTCGAACCAGCGTTACTACCAGTCGAAGCTGGTGACCTTCCCATCACCGTTTACAGCTGACAAAGCAGTACGGCTATGCCCTGTCCCGGGTGTATATGACAAGGGCGGGGCGCGAACCAACTTGATCGAAGCAAGATCTTTAGTTGCTGATCTGGTTGCTCGTCTTCAGTCGTCGGTCTTCCGCGAAAGCAGGCGAACCGTGGGAGTTGTAACCTTCAACGGAGAGCAACAGAAGCTCATCATGGACATGTTGGATGAGGCATGCCGGAAAGATCCAACACTCGATTCGTACTTCGCAGAGTCCGAGTTGGAGCCGGTGTTCGTCAAGAACCTGGAGAGCGTTCAAGGTGATGAGCGAGACATCATCTATTTCTCGACCACTTACGGGAAAGACGCTGCCGGTGTGCTGTCGATGAACTTCGGCCCGATGAACCGCCCTGGTGGTGAGCGTCGGCTGAACGTGGCTATCACTCGTGCTCGACAGGAGCTTGTGGTGTTCTCGACTCTCCGACCAGAGCACATTGATTTGGCTCGTACGCAAGCGATTGGGGTGCGAGACCTCAAACACTTCCTAGAGTTTGCAGAGCGTGGCCCGCGGGCTCTCGCAGAAGCTGACTTTGGTAGCGTGGGTGGTTTCGACAGTCCATTCGAAGAGGCGGTTGCAGCAGCCTTGGCCAAAAAGGGGTGGCAGATTCATACCCAGATTGGCGTTTCCTCCTTCCGAGTAGACCTTGGGGTTGTTCATCCTGATGCTTCTGGTCGATTTCTTGCCGGCATTGAGTGCGACGGTGCTACCTATCATCGCAGCGCGACCGCTCGCGATCGTGACAAGCTCCGTGAATCTGTACTGCGTGGACTTGGCTGGGAGATCGTTAGGATATGGTCGACGGACTGGTGGATAGATGCAGTTGGAACTGCCGAGAAGGTACATCAACGTCTGAACGAGATCCTTGCTGAGTCCCGAGCCAAGCAGGCTGTCATCGATGCTGCTCAAGAGGCTGAGCGACTGAAAATCGACGCGGTTATGGCTGAGATCATTGAGGCAGTGGATCAGGTTGCTGTGGTCGCCGCAGCGGATGGTGTGGCTGAAGCCAATGATCCCTCAGGCGCTTTGGATGAGTTGAAGTACGCCAAGGCGGCATCTATCACGCCAGTTGAAGATGTCCTGACCTTTGCTCGTCCCTTTGTAAATTCGGTTTATAAGGAAGCCGATCCTCGTCAAGCGGTAGGGTTGGTCGATCCAGATCAGTTCTTTGAGCCGAGTTACACAGAAACGTTGGAGCAGATGATCGCTCACGTGGTTGCGGAGGAGGGGCCGGTTCTGGACACCGCGCTCGCAAGGCGCATTGCCCGGGCGCATGGCTGGGTACGAACCGGCTCGCGGATTCGTGATCGGGTTGACCAAATTGCCCGGGCACGATTCCGGTCGCATGAAGAGGAACAAACTGGAGTTTTCTTCTGGCCCGCTCATATCGAGTCGGACACCAGTGTCGTCTTCCGTAGGCCCGGCGACGAAGACTCCATGAGAGCGCTAGCTGAAATCTGCCTACCAGAACTGTGTGCTTTGGTTGATGAGATGGTGCGGCGGGGGCACGAAGGGGAGGCCTTGATATACGCGGTCGCTAAGGAAGTTGGTGTGAGCAAGCTTGCTCATGCGGGACGTCAGCGAATTGAAAAGGCCATACGTCAAACAGTGTAGTAGCGAGAAGGAGGGGTGCCGTGAAGGTACCCCTTATTTAGAGCAGTCCGCAAACTCCGCGGTTCATTACTGTACTGTAGGCGGAGGCCGAGCACTCTGTAGTCTCCAATGACAAACAGAGGCTATTTATTCAATCTGCCTTTGTGCCGTTTCTGTGGCGATGGTATGCACCCTCGCCACAGGGCACGACGATTACTCCTTCAATTCGACGTGATCCAGCGCCTGGTTCACCGCCAGTTCACCGAGCATGACCACTTGCGCAATGCCCAGCAGGGTCTTGCGATGTGAGGTTTCCAGCAGCGCCGCGAAATTGTTGAGCATGAGGGTGGCCGAGCCGAGTGTTTCGCTTGCGTTGGCCAGCAGGGATTCGGTGTTGTACTTCGGGTTGGCGAGGTACATGGGCTCGGGTTCGTTGGCCGTGGCCATGATCTGGGCGGCCGGGTTGAGGTAGTGGTCGAGGGCGCGTTCGGCGGCTTCGTGGAGCTTTTTTGAATCGAGGGATTCGTAGGGGGATGTCGGGTCTGTGGCAGGCGGATTGGGTGTAGGTTTGAACATGGATGAAACTCCTGATGCGAGTTTATTTAA
The Pseudomonas sp. GR 6-02 genome window above contains:
- a CDS encoding DUF6124 family protein; this encodes MFKPTPNPPATDPTSPYESLDSKKLHEAAERALDHYLNPAAQIMATANEPEPMYLANPKYNTESLLANASETLGSATLMLNNFAALLETSHRKTLLGIAQVVMLGELAVNQALDHVELKE